From the genome of Alteromonas stellipolaris:
CAATGACTAACCATTTCATAATGCGCTAGCTCCCTGACTGAATGCTTGTTTTACACGAGACTCCAATAACTGCTCTAGCGGCTTTTGTGAAACTAACTGGCTAGGGATTGGTTGTGAAATGTCGGTATCAACAAGGTTATCTAGTGCTGAGATAAAACCAGTAACCTGAATCTTTTCAACATCATAATGCTCTTCAAGCATGGTTTTAGCGTAAAGCAAAGATTGCTCATACAAACCTGAGTCTGCTTTAAGAGCAGCAGACTGAGCATGCATCAACTGCAAGCGAAGCTGTTCTTTAACTAAAAACTGGGCTTGTAATGACATTACCGGTTCAACCGGGCCTTCTAAACTTTTCACTGTTAAAAAGCCATCAACAATGGAGTGCCACACTTTCGCTAGGTTCTCTTTCCAGTCGTCTGCCGATTCAGATAGCTCATTGCTATCAGCATCTGCCTCTACTGGCTTTTCAAAAGTATCTAACGGTAATTTGTCAATTTGCGCCAGCATGCCGGTAAGGGCAAGAGCCACCGAACTTTGAGATACAGGGTTCATTTGTTGAAGGGTTTGAATGTCTTCAGCAAGCTTGGCGCGAACCGGTAGTACGGAAGGATCTGCTAGTGATTTTAAACGCTTATCGGCGTTTACTAACAATAAGGTTGCTGTGCGTACATCGTTTTCTAACCACAACTTTCTACCCGCCATGCGAACTAAATAATCAGCCTCGGCTATAAGCCAATCGGCAGGGCGTTGACCTTCCATGCTATTAAGTTGCTGTTGTGTTGCTTCGGCTTGTTGCACTAAGGCACTATTTTGTTGCTGCAATGAATCTACAGCGTCTTTTAGTTCACCGTTCTGCATGTTGAGCATACGCAACGTGTCTGCTGTTTGCTTACGATCGGAAAGCATGTCGTTAACTTGCGCGGTATTTGCCTGTTGAGCTTTAGCAAGGGAATCGCTGCTGCCTTGTTGTTGCATGTAGTACCAATACCCAGCACCAATAATGCCTAGTACTAAAAGGAAAATAACAATAACCACAAACCATAGAAGCTTGGTTCCTGATGATTTTTTCGCTTTTTTCGGCGTGTTTTTATCCGTACCTTTAGGTGATACTGTATCTGTGCTTGATGCGGTGTTCGCTGACGTCGCTTCTGATGTCGTACTAGATGATGATTCCACGCTTACCAATTCCCCATTTTGAGGGTCCTTCTCATTCTTGTCAGACATTTAATACTCCCAATTTTCCTTTACCCAGGCAATTAATGCCTGATCGGTGGCGCGGTTGCACACCGAAACGCGTGCTATCCCAAGATTACGTAAACTCGTTGCAACTCGTTCACTTACCGTTAACCAGGGCAACGCTAATAATTGCATACTATGGCTAGAAATAAGCTGTTTTGCCATATTCTCGCTTGTAGCGATAATGCCGCTAACATCGCCAATTTTCCAGACTTTTGTGTAAATTGGGTTTGTAAGTGGTTCTCTTTTATATACACAAAACTCAGTAACCGATATACCTCTGCCGCCTAAAACATGAGCCAGCGTATCCCTGCCACCTTCACCCTTAATAATAACGACTTGTGTACAGTTTGCCTCATTAAGTTGCTGCATGACCAGTATACCTTCGGATGTATGTAGCGAAGGTGTAACAATTTTGAAAGGTAAATTCGCGCTGTGTAGCGCATTGGCTGTGGCATCGCCTACCGCAATTAACGTAGTAGGCGCAGATAACAACGAGACATGGTTGAGTGCATCAAGCGTCGCTGGCACGGCATAAATGCTGGTGACAATAATGCTATTAACGCTGGGCGAGCTCAACAAAAACTGTTGGAGCTCGTTTGCCTTGCTGGGGATGCTTTGAATATCTGATGTAGCAACCCCTACGGCATTAATACCCGCCTGCTCGAAAGCCTCTGCACTTGCCTGTAACTTAGGAAGAGGACGGGTTATCAATAACATATACTAGTTATACAACGCGCTAAGAATCTCTCCAGCGCCTTGTTCGAGCAGTGCCTCGGCGACTTCTACGCCTATGCTCTTTGCATTTTTTGTAGGGCCTGTGGCAGAAGCAAATAATAAGGTTGAGCCATCGGGCTGTCCGACCATACCGGTTAAGGTTATGCTGTCGCCATCAAGGGTAGCAAAACTGCCGATAGGAACTTGGCAGCCGCCTTCCAAACGTTCGTTCATCGCGCGCTCTGCGCTCACTCGGGTTTGGGTTTCATCGTGGTTCAGCGCTTGAAGTAACGCAATAAGTTCGGCATCGTCATTGCGGCATTCAATACCTACAGCCCCTTGCCCTACGGCGGGAAGCGATACCGAAGCCGGCAAACCGGTTTTAATCCGTTCTTCCATGCCCAAACGGATAAGGCCAGCAGAGGCAAGAATGATGGCATCGTATTCGCCAGCATCGAGTTTAGCGAGGCGGGTATTCACATTACCGCGCAAATCTTTAATTTTTAGGTCGGGACGATGCTTACGAATTTGGCACTGGCGGCGAAGACTAGAGGTTCCAACCACAGCACCTTCTGGCAATGCATCTAAATCATCAAAATGGTTTGATACAAAGGCATCGAACGGATTCTCACGTTCGCAAATGGCGTGAAGCCCAAATCCTTCGGGGAATTCAACGGGTACATCCTTCATTGAATGCACCGCAATATCGGCTCTGCCTTCTAGCATGGCAACTTCAAGTTCTTTGATAAACAAGCCCTTACCACCAATTTTTGCCAGCGGCGTGTCAAGAATTCGATCACCTTGAGTGCTCATAGGAACCAGCTCAACGACAATTGAATCATGGTGTTCTAACAGTTTCGCTTTCACATATTCAGCTTGCCATAGCGCTAGTGCGCTTTTGCGAGTGGCGATACGAATTGTTCTCTTAGGTGCTGCTTGCATTATTAATATCCTGTCTAGGGCCTTGTCTAAGGCATAGAACCTAAAGCAATCACATGGCTTTTGCTTAAGGCTATCGTTCGACTTATAAGTACATTGTACTTAAATCTTTAACTTGCGCACAGGTTTACGGTTGCGAAATTGTACGTAGAGTGACTATGCTTATTGCAATCATAAGATATGGATAAGCCTCCAGTTATATGGATAGTTCCTCGTTAAGCCAATTTCTCGAAAATACCCATTTAAATAGTGCTGAAGTGAAGCGCCGCCGTTTAACTTTGTATTTCATCTCATACATTGGCGGTATTATTATGGCCGTGTTAGCCGCTAAAAATTTAGTGCGGGGTGATCACTTTCTCGCCTTTTGGTTGGGGCTTTTTTCGTTTTCAGTTTTTGCTAATGCGGCGTTGTCGCATATCTTTAAAAATAATAATATTTTCTACTATATTGCAGGATGTATTGTTACTGCTATGGTGGCGGTAATCTCTGTTACTGGTGGTTACCATGATACGGGGCTGCACTTTGTTTACCCACTTATTTTAATACAAATTATTATTGTGCGTTTTAGAGCGGCCATTTTTTACGTCACGGGTACCGTCGGCGCGGTGGCCTTTATCGTTTACCACCAAGAATCTATTCCTGCTACCTATCGGGCAGAGGATGTATCTCGCTTCCTAATAGCGCTTGGTTGTTTCATTACAGTGGCTTTTATTTCTGAATACTTTTGGCATAAAAGTAGAAAGGAGATGTTGACCGATAATTTAGAGAAGCTTCGTCAAGCTAACTCTGACCCTCTGACCAAAGTACCCAATAGGCGATTTTTAGAATCGGTTTATTTTGAGCGCGCAATAAAAAACCCAGCGGATTACTTTCCGTTAAGTGTTGTTGTAGTGGATATCGATTACTTTAAAAAAATAAACGATAACTACGGGCATGACGTTGGAGACAGAGTATTAATTAACGTTGCTACATTAATGAAAAAAGCCATTAGAGCCACCGATGTTGTATCACGCACTGGTGGAGAGGAGTTTTTAATTTTATACCCCAAAACAACCTTGAGTATGGCGGTAAAGTTGGCTGAAAAAATTCGTGTAGAGATTGAAAGCTCGCCATTTATAGAGGGAGACATTCATCACCCGATCACAGCCAGTTTTGGGGTGGCAACAGCATTAACTGACGCCAATATTAATGCCACGGTTAAGTTGGCTGACGAGCACCTTTACGAAGCGAAAGGTGCGGGTAGGAACCGCGTCATGTAGCGCTATCCCAGAAAGCTACCAAAGCAGCCATTAGATAGAGCTATAAAAGCGAAGCGATTAAGCCCAAAGCCTTTGGTAAAAGTGCCTAGTAAAAGACCTTAGCTCAAAAAGACTAAGCAAGTACCTTTTGTAGCCAAGCTGAAATATCGTTTAACTCTTGCATGCACACATTGTGTTGCATGGTGTAGGTTTGCCAAGTGGCGTTAAAACCATTCTCGGTTAACGTCTTATATGCCGCATTACCCATAAAAATGGGCACGACTTCATCTTGATCGCCATGGGCCATCATAATGGGGATGTCACGATTGATCTCAGTCGCTTCATTGGCTAATAAGTTTGGCTCGCACATATAAGTGGAAAGTGCCAATACACCGGCAAGTTTGTGTGTGAAGCGAGGCGCCAAATGAAGTGCAATTACGCCACCTTGAGAGAACCCTGCTAACACAATGCGGTTTGTAGGAATGCCTTTATCTACCTGTTCTTGGATAAGGGCTTCTACTTGACTCGCCGACTCAAGTACACCAGTTAAATCTGCGCGACTATTGAAATCGAGTGATTTGATGTCGTACCACGCACGCATACGCATGCCACCGTTAATGGTAACGGGGCGTTCTGGCGCGTGGGGGAAAATAAATTTCACTGACATGCTATCAGGTAGCTTTAGCTCAGGTACGATAGGCGCGAAGCCATGACCAGAATCGCCTAAACCATGAAGCCAGATCACGCAGGCATTTGGAGTAGAGCTGGGTTTTTGTTCAACGTACGGCAAAAGTTCTTGCGCCATGTTGGTGTGTTCCTACTTCTTGTATTTTCCTAAAACAGCACGGGTATTAAACGCGCTGTAAACTCATCACACTGTTTGAAGTGTTGGCGCAGGCATCGAGAGTGTGTTTAAACGATTGCTACTACGGCTTAACGGTTCAATATGCTATCATTGCTCCACGAAATCACCATATTTTAAAATATATTTAATACTTTCATGGCATCATTACTCGGTAATTTATTTATACTTGCAGCGCCCTCAGGCGCAGGAAAATCCAGCCTTATAAAGGCGTTAATGGAAAAGTACGCGTCTAATAGCAACAATGCAATGGAAGTGTCAGTGTCCCACACCACGCGTAAACCTAGACCGGGTGAGGTTGATGGGCAGCATTACCATTACGTAAGCCGAGAGCAATTTGAAGCGCTGATTGAACAAGGTGTTTTTTTTGAGTGGGCAGAAGTGTTCGGAAACTATTATGGCACTTCTCGGGTAACCATTGAGCAAACGTTGCATCGTGGCATCGATGTTTTTTTAGATATCGACTGGCAAGGTGCGCGTCAGGTACAAAAGCTCATGCCAGATACCTGCGGTATTTTCATATTGCCCCCTTCAATCGAAGTGTTAGAGCAGCGTTTAACCAATCGTGGGCAAGACAGCGATGAAGTGATTGCCGGTAGAATGAAAGAAGCGGTGGCAGAAATGTCCCACTTTAGTGAGTTTAGTCACGTTATTGTTAACGATGATTTCGCCACTGCGCTTAACGATTTAGAAGCGATTGTGATTTCACAGCGTTTACGAACAATGAAACAACAAATGCGCTATCAGCCTTTATTGGACGAATTGCTCGGATCTGCTTAATATATTGTTTTAAATTCAAACAAACCGCTAGGATCGTGCCCTACAAGGGTGTATACTACGCGGCCGCTTTTTGAATTACTTGATCAACCTAATTTTCGGAGAAATACATGGCCCGCGTAACAGTTGAAGATGCCGTAGATAAAATTGGTAACCGCTTTGATTTGGTTTTGGTAGCTGCTCGTCGTGCTCGCCAAATTGCCACCGAAGGTAAAACTCCAATGGTTGATGTGCAAAACGATAAGCCTACTGTAACTGCACTTCGTGAAATCGAAGAAGGTTTGGTAACTGCTAGCACACTAGAGCAAGACGATTTGCGTGATCAGGAACAACAAGAACACGCTGAGTTTTCTTCAGTAGCAAATATTCTTTCTGATCAATAGTTACACCATAAGGGTAACTATTGTATGTTTAGGCGCCAGTGCTTTGAAAAAAGCACTGGCGCTTTGCTTTTTGGGTATTGGCTAAAGGCTCAATTCTACGTATTCTTAAGGTTGTAACGTTAATCAGGAGTCGCACTAGTCCGTGTATTTGTTTGAAGGCTTAAAACAGAAAGTAATAAAGTACCTGCCTGCTGACCGAGTTCAGCTGGTACAAGAGGCGTTTGTGTTGGCGCAAGAGGCCCACGATGGACAAATGCGCTCAAGTGGCGACCCTTATATTACGCACCCTGTTGCTGTTGCCAGTATTCTGGCCGACATGCATTTAGACCATGAAACCCTCATGGCAGCCTTGCTACACGACGTGATTGAAGACACCCATTACAGCCAAGAAGATCTTGCTGAGGCGTTCGGTGAAACCGTTGCCGAGTTGGTGGAAGGGGTCAGTAAGCTAGATAAAATTGCATTTAGCAGTAAGCAAGAAGCACAGGCTGAAAACTTCCGTAAAATGATGATGGCCATGGTGCAAGACATTCGGGTTATTCTGATTAAGCTAGCTGACCGTACCCATAATATGCGTACACTAGGTTCGCTTCGCCCTGATAAGCGCCGCCGTATAGCTCTAGAAACCCTTGAAATTTATGCGCCTATTGCCCATCGCTTAGGTATTCACGATATTAAAAATGAGCTAGAAGACCTAGGTTTTCTTGCCATGTATCCCATGCGTCACCGCGCGCTTAAATCGGCGGTTCGCCAAGCCCGTGGTAACCGTAAAGAAATTATCGAAAATATTCGTGAAGAACTCAGCACTCGTTTAGCGGCTTATAAAATTGAGTCGGACGTACTTGGCCGCGAAAAGCACCTGTACTCTATTTACCGTAAAATGCGTAACAAAGAGCTAATGTTCAACGAAGTGATGGACATTTATGCATTTCGTATTGTGGTCGACTCGGTAGATAATTGTTACCGCTCGTTAGGGGCTATGCATAGCTTGTATAAGCCGATTGAAAACCGTTTTAAAGATTACATTGCCATTCCACGTACCAATGGCTATCAATCATTGCACACCTCGCTTATTGGCCCCCATGGTATTCCGGTAGAAATTCAAATTCGTACCCAAGAAATGGATCAGATGGCAGATAAAGGGGTTGCTGCGCACTGGCTTTATAAAGAGCCTGGCGACAACGGCACTACTGCGCAATTAAGAGCGCGTAAGTGGATGCAATCGTTACTTGAGCTTCAACAGTCTGCCAGTTCATCCTTCGAATTTATTGAATCGGTTAAAACAGATTTATTCCCAGAAGAAATTTACGTATTTACTCCAGATGGTCGCATTATTGAACTGCCTATGGGCGCTACAGCCGTAGATTTCGCGTATGCAGTGCATTCAGATATTGGTAATACCTGTGTAGGTGTGCGGGTAGAGCGCAGAAACTACAGCCTAAGTAAGCCATTACAAAATGGTCAAACCGTAGAAATTATTACCTCGCCTAAAGCTAAACCCAATGCTAATTGGCTAAACTTTGTAGTCAGTGCTCGCGCACGCACTCGTATTCGCCAATATTTGCGTAAACAGCACTCTCAAGAAGCGGTAAACATGGGTAACCGCTTACTGCGCCATGCCTTAGGTGAAGTGAAGCTGGACGATATTCCAGAGGCCGATATTGAACGGGTAGTGGCTGAAACTAAGCACGACGACTTTGATTCTTTACTTATCGATATAGGCTTGGGTAACGAGCTAAGCGCTATTGTTGCCCGCAGATTGCTAGGTGAAAACACAGACTTACCAGAGAAGAAAGGTAACGTAGCTATTCGTGGTACCGAAGGTCTATTGGTGCATTATGCCCGTTGTTGTCACCCTATTCCTGACGATGAAATTGTGGCGGTGTTAAGCCCAGGTCGTGGTATGACGATTCACCAAATTGGTTGCAACAACATTCGCAAGCTTTCAAAAGAAGAGCCTCAGCGCGTATTACCAATGCGTTGGGACGATGAACCTCAAGGTGAATTTAAAGCCTCGCTGCGAATTGAACTGTTTAATCATCAGGGGACCCTTGCTACCCTAACGAACACAATTTCTGGTTGCGATTCCAATATTATTGGACTGCAAACAGAAGAAAAAGAGAGTAATATCTACTTTATCGACATCGAAATTACCACGCAAAATCGCGTACATTTGGCAAGAGTGATGAAAAAAATCCGCACCATGCCAGAGGTTCAGAAAGTGTCACGTCATAGTCAGTCCAGACACTAACTTTTAAAAAATTTTTAGGATCCATTATGTCTAAGTCTATTATTCAGACCGATAAGGCACCTGCCGCTATTGGTACTTACAGTCAAGCAGTTAAGGCTGGCACTACGGTTTATCTTTCAGGCCAAATTCCTTTGGTTGCAGAAACCATGGAAATGGTGTCAGAAGACTTCGCTGAACAAGCGGTACAGGTTTTTGAAAACTTAAAAGCCGTGTGTGATGCCGCTGGTGGCACCACCAACGACTTGGTAAAAGTGAACATTTTTCTTATCGATTTAGGTCACTTTGCTACGGTTAATGAAATTATGAGCCGTTACTTCAACAAGCCATACCCGGCTCGTGCTGCAGTACAAGTTTCTGCATTGCCTAAAGGCGCACAAATTGAAATCGACGGCGTGATGGAATTGCCGGAGTAAGCAATGTCGCCCGAGCGCTACCTTCGCATTCGTAGTGCGTTGGCAAAAAGGCAAACCGACCTTACGGTTTGCCTCGAAAATGTACACAAACCCCACAATGTATCGGCGGTAGTTCGTACCTGTGATGCCATTGGTATTCACCGTGTTCACACCGTGTGGGAAGAGAAATATCAGTTTCGTGGCGACACCGCCATGGGCAGCCAGCAATGGGTTCGCCAAACTAATCACGACAGTTTAGGTAATGCTATAGGTGCGCTAAAGCAGCAGGGTATGCAGGTATTAGTCACTCACTTATCTGATACTGCAGTGGGCTTTCGTGAAGTTGATTACACCAAACCTACCGCGATTATTTTTGGGCAGGAACGTTACGGTGCTACCGATGAAGCCATTGCCATGGCCGATCAGGATATCATCATCCCTATGGCGGGCATGGTGCAGTCGTTGAATGTGTCTGTAGCGGCAGCACTTGTGCTTTATGAAGCGCAGCGCCAACGTGAACTAGCAGGCATGTATGATGTTGAGCATTTACCGGAAGAAGAATGTCAAAAACTCTTGTTTGAAAGAGGTTACCCAAGGCTGTGCGCCTTAAGTAAAACGAAGGGGGTTCCATACCCTGCGATTGATGATATTGGCCGCATTGATGCACCAGCAAGTTGGTGGAAGCAAATGCAGCTAACGCCTGAAGCGTTACACGCCCTATCTGACAATGACGAGGCAGTGTCTACGCGCGCCTAGCCTGCTCATACTTATAGTACCTGTCATACTGGTCTTAAACCATACTCGCCAAGCTTCTCGCAATCTATTACACTTCGTTTCTAATAAATGATTGCTTTCATTACCCTAATGAAATCATACGCTTGTTTTAAGGAATGTCGGTCAAATGCAAACTCTTGCCACCACGCCCATCACCGCCCTAAAAGGGGTAGGCGCTAAAGTGGCCGAAAAGCTGGCTAAAATTGGCTTATTTACCTTACAAGACGTGCTGTTTCACCTGCCGCTACGTTATGAAGACAGAACTCGGGTTTACAGTGTGGCCGAGTGCCGCCCGTTTACCCATGTTAGTGTACAGGGCGAAGTAAAAAGCGCCGACATTCAATACGGCAAAAAACGCATGTTAGTGGTGAAGCTAAGCGATGGTACAGGCACTATTACTTTACGCTTTTTTCACTTTGGGGCAGTACAACGCACGATGATGACGCCGGGCAATGTTATTCGTTGCTTTGGTGAAGTTCGCACCGGTAAGTGGGGCATTGAAATGATGCACCCTGAGTTCAAACTCATTGATGAAGACGCGCCGCTTGAAGCAGAATCTCTAACACCTGTTTACCCCACCACCGAAGGGGTAAAGCAACTTACCTTGCGAAATTTAACCGACCAAGCCCTTAAAATGTTAGATAAAGGCGCACTGGCCGACTTACTGCCTGAAGGCATGTACAGCGACCAGATTAGCTTAAATGAAGCATTGCATGCGGTACATCGGCCTGCGCCCGATACCGATGTGCATGAAATGGAAGAAGGGCTTCATCCTGCGCAGTACCGGTTAATTCTAGAAGAGCTTTTGTCACACCATTTAAGTGTACTCAAAGTACGTAAGCTTTCAGATGCTCAGCCTGGCATTAGCATAAGGGTAGACAAGCCCCTTATTGAAAAGATGTTGGCGCAGCTGCCATTTTCACCCACAGGGGCACAACAGCGAGTTGTGGCTGATATTCAGCAAGACATGCAACACCCCAGGCCTATGATGCGCTTAGTACAAGGCGACGTGGGCTCAGGGAAAACCTTAGTAGCAGCTCTAGCTGCGCTATCCGCTATTGGCGCAGGTCATCAAGTAGCATTAATGGCGCCTACCGAATTGCTTGCCGAACAACATGCGAACAACTTTCGCGAATGGTTTGCACCGCTGGGCATAGAAATCGGGTGGTTAGCCGGTAAGCTTAAAGGCAAAGCCCGCACCGAAGTATTGTCGCGGCTTGAAAGTGGCGACGTGCAAATGTTGGTAGGCACCCATGCTATATTTCAAGAAAGCGTGACATACCAACAACTCGCCTTGGTGATTGTGGATGAACAACACCGATTTGGTGTGCATCAGCGCCTTGCGCTTCGCGATAAAGGTGAACAACAAGGGCGATACCCTCACCAGTTAATTATGACAGCAACCCCTATACCTAGAACGCTGGCCATGACCGCCTATGCCGACCTAGACACATCGATTATTGATGAACTACCCCCAGGGCGAACCCCAGTAACCACGGTGGTGTTACCTGACTCACGTCGAGCCGATGTGATTGAGCGAGTTCGCACGGCGTGCAAAGCAAATGGCAGGCAAGCCTACTGGGTTTGTACCCTTATTGATGAGTCTGAAGTATTGGAATGCCAAGCGGCTGAAGATGCTGCGGTTATTCTTCGCACCGCATTACCTGAACTTAACGTAGGTTTAGTGCATGGACGCTTAAAGCCTGCTGAAAAACTACAAGTCATGGCCGATTTTAAAGCTGGTGAGCTCGATTTGTTAGTCGCCACCACGGTAATTGAAGTAGGGGTAGATGTTCCTAACGCTAGTATTATGATTATTGAGAACCCTGAACGGTTAGGTTTAGCCCAATTGCATCAGCTTCGAGGCCGAGTAGGGCGTGGCGCAGTAGAAAGCCAATGTGTACTCATGTACCAAAGCCCCTTGTCTAAAACGGCAACTCAGCGATTAAGCGTACTGCGTGAGTCTAATGATGGGTTTTATATTGCGCAGCGAGACTTGGAAATTCGTGGCCCAGGGGAGTTTATGGGTACTCGTCAAACCGGCATGGCAGAGCTTAAAATTGCTGATTTAGTGAGAGACGCCGCGCTTATTCCCAAAGTACAAGAAATTGCGTATACCTTATGGGAACAATATCCTTCCCACGCACAAGCGATTATCAACCGCTGGATAGGGCATAAGGAGCAATATGGCCATGCTTAGTACTCTGCCTCTAGTGATTGCTAGCACCGAAATAGATGCGAATTTTGAAAGCGACAAAGCCCTCGCCCTGACTATCAGTGGAAACTGGGGTTTTCCTAT
Proteins encoded in this window:
- the recG gene encoding ATP-dependent DNA helicase RecG — encoded protein: MQTLATTPITALKGVGAKVAEKLAKIGLFTLQDVLFHLPLRYEDRTRVYSVAECRPFTHVSVQGEVKSADIQYGKKRMLVVKLSDGTGTITLRFFHFGAVQRTMMTPGNVIRCFGEVRTGKWGIEMMHPEFKLIDEDAPLEAESLTPVYPTTEGVKQLTLRNLTDQALKMLDKGALADLLPEGMYSDQISLNEALHAVHRPAPDTDVHEMEEGLHPAQYRLILEELLSHHLSVLKVRKLSDAQPGISIRVDKPLIEKMLAQLPFSPTGAQQRVVADIQQDMQHPRPMMRLVQGDVGSGKTLVAALAALSAIGAGHQVALMAPTELLAEQHANNFREWFAPLGIEIGWLAGKLKGKARTEVLSRLESGDVQMLVGTHAIFQESVTYQQLALVIVDEQHRFGVHQRLALRDKGEQQGRYPHQLIMTATPIPRTLAMTAYADLDTSIIDELPPGRTPVTTVVLPDSRRADVIERVRTACKANGRQAYWVCTLIDESEVLECQAAEDAAVILRTALPELNVGLVHGRLKPAEKLQVMADFKAGELDLLVATTVIEVGVDVPNASIMIIENPERLGLAQLHQLRGRVGRGAVESQCVLMYQSPLSKTATQRLSVLRESNDGFYIAQRDLEIRGPGEFMGTRQTGMAELKIADLVRDAALIPKVQEIAYTLWEQYPSHAQAIINRWIGHKEQYGHA